From the genome of Populus trichocarpa isolate Nisqually-1 chromosome 15, P.trichocarpa_v4.1, whole genome shotgun sequence, one region includes:
- the LOC18105959 gene encoding squalene monooxygenase SE1 — MFSDQSLVMEYQYLLGGVIASVFVWGLLLAFHAKGRKKVRVSMDIPRDSTLKSSENGMSWARNPESTDIIIVGAGVAGSALAYTLGKDGRRVHVIERDLTEPDRIVGELLQPGGYLKLIELGLEDCVSDIDAQRVLGYAIFKDGKSTKLSYPLENFPSDVAGRSFHHGRFIQKMREKAATLSNVKLEQGTVTSLLKENGTIKGVQYKTRVGQELTAYAPLTIVCDGCFSNLRQSLCNPKVEIPSCFVGLVLENCNLPYANHGHVVLADPSPILFYPIRDTEIRCLVDVPGQKVPSVSNGEMSHYLKNTIAPQIPPELHDAFISAIDKGGMRTMTNRSMPASPYPTPGALLMGDAFNMRHPLTGGGMTVALSDIVLVRDLLRPLNNLNDASSLCNYLESFYTLRKPVASTINTLAGALYKVFSASPDPARNEMRQACFEYLSLGGVFSKGPIALLSGLDPRPLSLVLHFFAVAIYGVSRLMLPLPSPKRLWTSARLISGASGIIFPIIKGEGVRQMFFPVMVPAYHRSPPMA, encoded by the exons ATGTTTTCTGATCAGTCTCTAGTAATGGAATATCAGTATCTATTGGGAGGAGTCAttgcttctgtttttgtttGGGGGTTACTTTTAGCTTTTCATgcaaaaggaaggaaaaaggtTAGAGTTTCAATGGATATTCCAAGGGACAGTACTTTGAAAAGCTCTGAAAATGGAATGAGCTGGGCACGCAATCCTGAAAGCACAGATATAATCATTGTTGGTGCTGGTGTTGCCGGTTCAGCTCTTGCTTACACTCTTGGAAAG GATGGTCGCAGAGTACACGTAATTGAAAGAGACTTGACAGAGCCTGACAGAATTGTTGGAGAACTCCTACAACCTGGAGGTTAcctgaaattaattgaattggGCCTTGAAG ACTGTGTGAGTGACATTGATGCTCAAAGAGTGCTTGGATATGCGATCTTCAAAGATGGGAAAAGTACCAAACTATCATATCCCTTAGAGAACTTTCCTTCAGATGTTGCTGGAAGAAGCTTTCATCATGGCCGTTTTATTCAGAAAATGCGAGAGAAAGCTGCAACTCTTTCCAA TGTCAAACTGGAACAAGGAACTGTAACATCTCTGCTGAAAGAAAACGGAACTATCAAAGGAGTTCAGTACAAAACCAGGGTAGGTCAAGAGTTGACAGCATATGCTCCATTAACAATAGTCTGCGATGGCTGTTTTTCAAATCTGCGGCAGTCCCTTTGCAATCCCAAG GTTGAAATCCCATCCTGTTTTGTTGGTTTGGTGCTGGAGAACTGCAACCTTCCATATGCAAATCATGGACATGTTGTTCTAGCTGACCCATCTCCAATCTTGTTTTATCCTATTAGGGATACAGAGATTCGCTGTTTGGTAGATGTTCCTGGACAGAAAGTACCTTCTGTTTCTAATGGCGAGATGTCTCACTATCTGAAAAATACAATAGCTCCTCAG ATTCCTCCTGAGCTGCATGATGCTTTCATTTCTGCAATTGACAAAGGGGGCATGAGAACAATGACAAACAGAAGCATGCCAGCTTCTCCTTACCCTACTCCAGGTGCACTTTTAATGGGAGATGCATTCAACATGAGGCATCCCTTAACTGGAGGAGGAATGACTGTGGCTCTATCAGACATTGTGCTAGTACGTGACCTTCTTCGACCTCTGAACAATCTCAATGATGCGTCTTCCCTTTGCAATTATCTCGAGTCCTTCTACACACTGCGTAAG CCTGTGGCATCTACCATTAACACATTGGCAGGTGCCCTGTACAAGGTGTTTAGCGCATCACCTGATCCAGCTAGAAACGAAATGCGCCAAGCATGTTTCGAATACTTGAGCCTTGGAGGAGTATTTTCGAAAGGGCCAATAGCTCTACTTTCTGGTCTAGACCCTCGGCCGTTGAGCTTGGTTCTCCATTTCTTTGCAGTGGCTATCTATGGAGTCAGCCGCTTAATGCTTCCCTTACCATCTCCTAAACGGCTGTGGACCAGTGCTAGATTGATTTCG GGGGCATCAGGAATCATCTTTCCTATAATAAAGGGGGAAGGGGTTAGACAAATGTT